The following proteins are encoded in a genomic region of Flammeovirga pectinis:
- a CDS encoding acyltransferase family protein, giving the protein MKNLIQKSERLHSLDALRGIMMLLGLIIHSAITYGSADYGGAWRLKDPLTTHFTNDYIGLLIHVFRMPIFFLIAGFFGALLFYDKGTLGMLKNRFKRIVLPFLVFLPILNFFLIVGFKYSMGVFDNDVTPFLSALQIFENPLAFIPLSTFHLWFMYYLILISLFFVGLGLLFKTAPHVSELIKEKFSIVIQNPFIRLSLFPLCSYGVYLFIGIARVETSTSYIPDLNTFLFYSSFYLVGWLLFKSKDKLDSLKKFDWLSTVLAIVLFTVQFFNYNSLGFQELIIINSLMGWLFCFGITGLFIRYASKHSARMRYISDASYWVYLVHLIFSAFLPGLIVDYPIPSTLKFLIVATVTGVVCFTSYRYLVRGTFIGKFLNGKKYATKKSSKMKQAPLG; this is encoded by the coding sequence ATGAAAAATCTCATTCAAAAATCAGAACGATTACATTCTTTAGATGCTTTAAGAGGTATAATGATGCTTCTTGGACTCATTATTCATTCTGCTATTACTTATGGAAGTGCAGACTATGGTGGTGCTTGGAGATTGAAAGACCCACTTACAACTCATTTTACAAATGATTACATCGGATTACTAATTCATGTTTTTAGAATGCCGATATTTTTCTTGATTGCCGGTTTCTTTGGTGCTTTATTGTTTTATGATAAAGGAACTTTGGGAATGTTGAAGAATAGGTTTAAAAGAATTGTACTTCCTTTCTTAGTCTTCTTGCCAATTCTCAATTTTTTCTTAATTGTTGGCTTTAAATATTCTATGGGTGTATTTGATAATGATGTTACACCATTTTTATCTGCCCTTCAGATTTTCGAAAATCCATTGGCTTTTATACCATTAAGTACATTCCACTTATGGTTTATGTATTACTTAATACTTATTAGTCTATTTTTTGTAGGTCTTGGTTTACTTTTTAAAACTGCACCCCATGTTAGTGAACTTATTAAAGAGAAGTTTTCTATTGTAATACAAAATCCATTTATACGCCTATCTTTATTTCCTTTATGTTCTTATGGTGTTTACCTTTTTATTGGTATTGCAAGAGTAGAAACATCTACGTCATATATTCCAGATTTAAATACCTTCTTATTTTATTCTTCTTTTTATTTAGTTGGGTGGTTGTTGTTTAAATCAAAAGATAAACTTGATAGCTTAAAAAAATTCGATTGGTTGTCGACTGTATTAGCTATTGTACTTTTTACTGTTCAATTTTTCAATTATAACTCTTTAGGGTTTCAAGAATTAATTATTATCAATTCATTGATGGGTTGGTTATTTTGTTTTGGTATAACAGGGTTATTTATACGATATGCAAGTAAACACTCCGCAAGAATGCGTTACATTTCTGATGCGTCTTATTGGGTATATCTTGTTCATCTTATCTTCTCCGCCTTTTTACCTGGTTTAATTGTAGATTACCCAATTCCATCTACCTTAAAATTCTTAATTGTAGCTACTGTTACAGGAGTGGTTTGTTTTACTTCTTACAGATATTTAGTGAGAGGGACTTTTATTGGAAAATTTTTGAATGGTAAGAAATATGCCACAAAGAAATCTTCAAAAATGAAACAAGCTCCTTTAGGTTAA
- a CDS encoding acetate uptake transporter, producing the protein MKNGNPAVVGLAGFGLTTLLLQFHNLGWIGLGPVLSMGVIFGGLAQFIAGFQEQKMGNSFGFSAFVSYGAFWMGLCIIWLCNHYGVYESSHTDVGFYLLAWMLYTAIMFVGSLRIHTAMAITFGTLLLGFLFLVLEHFVSPAFKTIAAIDLIICALSAWYMMAAAIINELADRVVLPLGKKIIK; encoded by the coding sequence ATGAAAAATGGCAACCCTGCAGTAGTGGGTTTAGCTGGTTTTGGCTTAACGACATTATTATTACAATTCCATAATTTAGGATGGATAGGTTTAGGTCCTGTATTATCTATGGGAGTGATTTTTGGAGGTTTAGCACAATTTATAGCGGGCTTTCAAGAGCAAAAAATGGGAAATAGTTTCGGCTTTTCAGCATTTGTATCTTATGGTGCATTTTGGATGGGATTGTGTATTATTTGGTTATGTAATCACTACGGAGTTTACGAATCTAGCCATACAGATGTAGGTTTTTATTTATTAGCATGGATGCTTTATACAGCAATTATGTTTGTGGGTAGCTTACGTATTCATACCGCAATGGCAATTACTTTTGGAACACTTTTACTTGGTTTTTTATTCCTAGTATTAGAGCATTTTGTATCTCCAGCATTTAAAACAATTGCTGCTATCGACCTTATTATTTGTGCATTATCAGCATGGTATATGATGGCTGCAGCAATTATTAATGAGTTAGCAGATAGAGTTGTGCTTCCGTTAGGGAAGAAGATAATAAAGTAA